In the Pseudomonadota bacterium genome, one interval contains:
- a CDS encoding EamA family transporter: MLYFLMILSCAFLNATIQLFLKTGMQTIGHFEFCFKNIGPFLVSIIGNPYIIIGIILQPLTLGIWLLVLSRVDVTYAFPLVSLSYVFTALGGHFLLNEPLSLIRILGILTIMGGVCLVARS; the protein is encoded by the coding sequence ATGCTTTATTTTTTAATGATTTTGTCTTGTGCATTTTTAAATGCAACCATACAACTTTTTCTAAAAACCGGAATGCAGACGATTGGTCATTTTGAATTTTGCTTTAAGAATATAGGTCCCTTTCTTGTCTCAATTATAGGAAATCCGTATATTATTATTGGGATCATCTTACAACCTTTGACGCTTGGGATTTGGCTTTTAGTTCTTTCACGCGTTGATGTTACATATGCTTTTCCCCTTGTCAGTTTAAGCTATGTTTTTACAGCTTTAGGTGGACATTTTTTATTAAATGAGCCCTTATCTTTAATTCGTATTCTTGGGATTCTAACCATTATGGGAGGTGTTTGCCTTGTTGCGCGCAGCTGA